Part of the Chitinophaga parva genome is shown below.
TTCCAGTTCCATTTCTTGGAGAGCATGGTCTCGGAGGGCAGCCGCTGATCATTATGGAGCACCGGCATATTATTACGCTGGGTGCCGGGGCGCTGCTTGCCCAGGGTGCCGCCTGCGGGGGCATTGGGCATGGCGTTGGGAAACTTGCCGTTGTTATTGTTATACTGGCTGTTGTTGTATTGCCCGTTGTTGTACTGGCCGTTGTTATATTGTCCGTTTTGTTGCTGTTGCTGTTGCTGCACCTGCCCGGGCAGGGTGGGGGCCTGGATCACAGTAGGCGTATTATTGCCCGGTACGGTCACCGGGGCATTCGGTACGATGGGGGTGGTATTAGGCTGGGTAGGCTGCGTGGGGGTGGGGTATGTAACCTGCGCATGCAGCACCTGTACACCTGCCAAGCAACAAAATAACACCGTAAAAAAAAGTAAAGAAATAAGGCTGTGACGCTTCATGGGTGCCAGGGTAGTAAAATCTATATATAAACTGACTGGAGGCAAAAATATTTTTAAAGATAGGATATTTATTTCTCCGAAAGGAATTGTGTATCAGTTCCGCCGGCATGGCGGCCCGGGGCTCCGGAAAGATAAATTAAAATTTTTATTAATCTAATCACAATAAAACGCAGTACCTTCCGTTAGGGAGGCTGCTGGTCACATATCCGAAATTCGTAATTGTTATTTCGTGTTTGAATGTATAACTTACAGCCCCTAAGCCGTAAAATACCATATGTCAAGCCGCGACCAGAAGAGCAACAAAAAGGCAGGTAACCTGCAGCGATTGAACCATAAGTACCGGCTGGTGATCATGAATGACGACACGTATGAAGAAGTAACGGCTTTCCGTCTGTCGCGCAAGAGTGTTTACATTGCTTTGAGTACATTGTTCGTGCTGCTGGTAACCATTACCGTATCCACGATCGTGTTCACACCGTTACGTTATTATATACCAGGTTACGGCGACCTGAAACAACGCCGTGAGTTCATTCACCTGAAGCTGCGCACAGATTCCCTGGAGAAAGCCCTGCGGGAGCACGACCAATACCTGGATGGCCTGAAGAAAATGATCACAGGGGATGTGCCGAAACAGTTAGACACAACGATGATGAAAGTCCCTAAAGTAGACAACAGTACCTATTAAATATTCCAATTTTTTATTATATTACATCCAATTGAAGAACCTTTTAAGACCTATCTATGTTTAGCAACAACAACCGCAACGCGAAGAATGAAAACAAGATTACCCTGCCGACCAGCAATATCAACATCATTGGCAGTGGTACTTCTATCCAGGGTGATATTGTGTGTGAGGGCGATATCCGTATCGACGGCTCGGTGACCGGCCTGGTGTCTACCAAAGCGAAGATCGTGGTAGGCCCGGAAGGAGAGATCACCGGCGACCTGGTCTGCGGCAGTGCAGACGTGCTGGGTAAGGTAACGGGTATTATCAAGGTGGATGACCTGTTGTTCCTGAAAGGCAATGCCCTGGTAAAAGGTGATGTGTACACACAGCACTTTGAAATGGAGCCTTCAGCCAAGTTCAACGGCCGTTGCTACATGGATGCCAATGAAGAGGCACCGATAGAAAATGCGAAAAATGGAAGATCCATCGTCACAGCAGGAGCCGAAGCAGGCAACGAAGCCTGATAGTAAGCTGTTATATTATTCGGGACTGGCTTTCCAGATGATCGGGTTGCTGGGGCTGGCGGTTTTCGCCGGCATCCGGCTGGATCGCTGGACGGGCTGGTCTTTTCCGCTTTTCATTATGTTGCTGCCGCTCCTGGCGCTGGTCGCTATCCTGTACCAGGTGGTGAAGGATACCAGCAAGCGGAAATGAGCGGAATCCGCTGTATTTTTGTGCAAAAGAACATTAGTTCCGGACCAACGTAATGAAGAAATTTTCCATCCTGCTTTTTGTAGTATGCCTCGGCATCATGGCCATCCTGTTTTTTGAAAAGGCAACCCTGGTAGCCGCCGGCCTGCATTTTAATGTATTATTGCTCGGCAACTTTTTGCTGGCGCTTATTTCCCTGGTCACCTACCGTATGAACGTGAAGGGCCGCACCGCGGAGAACGCAGGCGTGTTTGTACGCCTGGTGATGGGAGCCATGCTGCTGAAGATGATGTTTGTACTGGTGGGTGTGCTCATTTATGTACTGGCCTACCGCCCCTTCGTGAGCAAACCCACGATCTTTCTGCTGCTGGGTTTCTACATTGTTTACATGATACTGGAAACCGCCAGCACGTTCCGGCTCCAAAAATCCCGCAGCTAAACCGATGCCCGCCAAACAGGAAGCTCCTTTACATGCATTGGCGGCCTACCTGCCGCCTGGTACCTCGCCACAGGTGATGCCTTATATCCTGGAATACAAGGTGCACCTTACCATTACCCGCGAGCGCCAGAGCATTTTGGGAGACTACCGCCATCCCCACGGTGGAACGGGCCACCGTATCAGCATTAACGGCAACCTGAATAAATACGCTTTCCTCATTACCCTGCTGCACGAAATTGCACACCTGGTCACCTGGGTGAAATATGCCAACCGCGTGGCCTCGCACGGGAAGGAGTGGAAGCAGGAGTTTTCCGAGATCCTGCGCCGCTTCACCGGCCAGGGCCACATGCCCCCCGATGTGGAAGCTGCCATCATGAAGAGTATTGACAACCCCGCCGCCAGTTCCTGTGCGGATGAGCACCTTATGCGGGTGCTGCGCCGCTATGATCCCCAGAAAGCCAATCATTATTTCGTGGAGCAACTGCCGGAAGGAGCGCTGTTCAAAACCAAGGACGGGCGCGTGTTCCGGAAGGGAGAGCGCATCCGCAAGCGCTTCCGCTGTGAGGAAGTGGCTACAAAACGGGTGTATCTTTTTAGCCCGGTGTACGAAGTGGAGCTGGCGCAGGAGGGATGAGAATAGCAGGAGCGGATGTGCGCACCGGCGTTGAAGATAGCAGGCCGGCATTGAAGCGCTGCAATCGCATGGGCATGAACTTACGCCATGATTGAAGCGCCGCACTTGGGTGCATAAATCAACATGTATTCGTATTAAAATAATTTGTAATTTAGTCCCGTATCCTATTCCATTTTTGGTTGTGCTAACCATAACACCAAAGACCTATGAAAGCCTTCCTGCTCTCCTGCCTGGCCC
Proteins encoded:
- a CDS encoding bactofilin family protein gives rise to the protein MFSNNNRNAKNENKITLPTSNINIIGSGTSIQGDIVCEGDIRIDGSVTGLVSTKAKIVVGPEGEITGDLVCGSADVLGKVTGIIKVDDLLFLKGNALVKGDVYTQHFEMEPSAKFNGRCYMDANEEAPIENAKNGRSIVTAGAEAGNEA
- a CDS encoding SprT-like domain-containing protein produces the protein MPAKQEAPLHALAAYLPPGTSPQVMPYILEYKVHLTITRERQSILGDYRHPHGGTGHRISINGNLNKYAFLITLLHEIAHLVTWVKYANRVASHGKEWKQEFSEILRRFTGQGHMPPDVEAAIMKSIDNPAASSCADEHLMRVLRRYDPQKANHYFVEQLPEGALFKTKDGRVFRKGERIRKRFRCEEVATKRVYLFSPVYEVELAQEG
- a CDS encoding AtpZ/AtpI family protein yields the protein MEDPSSQQEPKQATKPDSKLLYYSGLAFQMIGLLGLAVFAGIRLDRWTGWSFPLFIMLLPLLALVAILYQVVKDTSKRK